In the Staphylococcus condimenti genome, one interval contains:
- the hisC gene encoding histidinol-phosphate transaminase, whose product MKEQIQQLSAYQPGLSPRALKKEFGLDIDLHKLASNENLYGPSPKAKEAIKEHVDEVLYYPETGAPTLRKKIADTLNIDENRILFGAGLDEVILMISRAVLTPGDKIVTSQATFGQYYHNAIVEAAEVVQVPLKENGQFDLDGILNEIDEDTALVWICNPNNPTGTYVTHEALEAFLERVPSNVPVLVDEAYFEFVTADDFPDTLKLQEKFPNAFLMRTFSKAYGLAGLRVGYVIATEEAIHHYNIIRPPFNVGRLSEYAAVAAYEDQDYVNEIQKRNAKERAKFFNIPESKHFFDSQTNFIFVNTKRPKELYEALLKVGCITREFPIGVRITIGFPEQNDKMIEVLKNFDFEA is encoded by the coding sequence ATGAAAGAACAAATTCAACAGTTATCAGCATACCAACCTGGATTGTCACCAAGAGCATTAAAAAAAGAGTTTGGTCTAGATATTGATTTGCATAAACTCGCATCAAATGAAAATTTATACGGACCTTCTCCAAAAGCAAAAGAAGCAATTAAAGAACATGTAGATGAAGTCCTTTATTATCCTGAGACAGGCGCGCCTACACTTCGCAAAAAAATTGCAGATACACTTAATATAGATGAGAATCGTATCCTATTTGGTGCAGGATTAGATGAAGTAATTTTAATGATTTCACGTGCAGTATTAACACCGGGTGATAAGATTGTAACGAGCCAGGCGACATTCGGTCAATATTACCACAATGCCATTGTTGAAGCAGCTGAAGTGGTACAAGTACCGTTAAAAGAAAATGGTCAATTTGATTTAGATGGTATTTTAAATGAAATTGATGAAGACACTGCATTAGTTTGGATTTGTAATCCAAACAATCCTACTGGTACTTATGTTACACATGAAGCGTTAGAAGCATTTTTAGAAAGAGTGCCGAGTAATGTACCTGTGCTTGTAGATGAAGCTTACTTCGAATTTGTAACTGCTGATGATTTCCCAGATACTTTGAAATTACAAGAGAAGTTTCCTAATGCATTTTTAATGCGTACATTCTCTAAGGCGTATGGACTTGCAGGATTACGTGTAGGATACGTAATTGCAACAGAAGAAGCAATTCATCACTATAATATTATTCGTCCGCCATTTAATGTAGGACGTTTGTCAGAGTATGCTGCTGTTGCTGCTTATGAAGATCAAGATTACGTTAATGAAATTCAAAAACGTAATGCAAAAGAGCGTGCTAAATTCTTTAATATTCCAGAGAGTAAGCATTTCTTTGATAGTCAAACGAACTTTATTTTTGTAAATACTAAGCGTCCGAAAGAATTGTATGAAGCTTTACTTAAAGTAGGATGTATTACAAGAGAATTCCCAATCGGTGTACGTATTACGATTGGATTCCCAGAACAAAATGATAAAATGATAGAAGTATTGAAAAACTTTGATTTTGAAGCATAA
- a CDS encoding ABC transporter permease/substrate-binding protein: MNAFLETLSTRKGELLSTLLEHIQISFIALLIACLIGVPLGIFLTKTKYISEFVINIAAVLQTIPSLALLGLMIPIFGIGTVPAIIALVVYALLPILRNTYTGIKEVDPSLVEAAKGIGMKPCRRLTKVELPIAMPIIMAGIRTAMVLIIGTATLAALIGAGGLGDLILLGIDRNNSSLILLGAIPAAILAIVFDLALRYIQKLSYKKILITLGALLIIVVLVIVIPLFGSKGDKVTIAGKLGSEPSIITNMYKILIEEETDDTVDVKDGMGKTSFLFNALKSDDIDGYLEFTGTVLGELTKEPLKSKEEHKVYEQAKTSLEKKDNMTLLKPMKYNNTYALAVKRDFAEKHHLKTIGDLDKVKDEIKPGFTLEFNDRPDGFKAVSKAYDLHFNKIRTMEPKLRYQAVKKGDINLIDAYSTDAELKQYDMVVLKDDKHVFPPYQGAPLFKEKYLKEHPEIKKPLNKLAGKITDEEMQEMNYKVTVKNEDPYKVAKDYLKKHHLIK; this comes from the coding sequence ATGAATGCATTTTTAGAAACACTCTCTACGCGTAAAGGTGAACTGCTTAGTACGTTACTAGAACATATTCAGATTTCTTTTATTGCACTATTGATTGCTTGTTTGATTGGTGTACCGCTTGGTATATTTTTGACTAAAACAAAATATATTTCTGAATTTGTTATAAATATTGCGGCTGTGCTTCAAACTATTCCTTCATTGGCTTTATTAGGTTTAATGATTCCGATTTTTGGTATTGGTACAGTGCCAGCTATTATTGCTTTAGTCGTGTACGCATTGCTGCCGATTCTCAGAAATACATATACCGGGATAAAAGAAGTCGATCCTTCGTTAGTTGAAGCGGCTAAAGGTATCGGTATGAAGCCGTGCAGAAGGCTGACAAAAGTAGAATTACCTATTGCTATGCCTATCATTATGGCAGGTATTCGTACAGCAATGGTATTAATAATTGGTACTGCCACACTAGCAGCATTAATTGGTGCAGGCGGCCTAGGTGATTTAATCTTATTAGGTATTGACCGAAATAACAGCTCATTAATCTTATTAGGTGCTATACCAGCAGCTATTTTAGCGATTGTTTTTGATTTAGCTTTACGTTATATTCAAAAGTTGTCTTACAAAAAAATCTTGATTACATTAGGTGCACTTTTAATTATTGTTGTATTAGTTATCGTTATCCCATTGTTTGGCAGTAAAGGTGACAAGGTAACAATTGCCGGTAAACTAGGTTCTGAGCCTTCAATTATTACCAATATGTATAAAATCTTAATTGAGGAAGAAACAGATGACACTGTTGATGTTAAGGATGGCATGGGTAAAACATCATTCTTGTTCAATGCTTTAAAATCTGATGATATCGATGGTTATTTAGAATTTACAGGTACAGTTTTAGGTGAATTAACAAAAGAACCTTTAAAATCTAAAGAAGAGCATAAAGTTTATGAGCAAGCTAAAACAAGTCTTGAAAAGAAAGATAACATGACTTTATTAAAACCGATGAAATATAATAATACGTATGCCTTAGCTGTTAAACGTGATTTTGCTGAGAAACATCATTTGAAAACTATTGGTGATTTAGATAAAGTTAAAGATGAAATCAAACCAGGTTTCACACTCGAATTTAATGATCGTCCAGATGGATTTAAAGCAGTCTCTAAAGCGTACGATTTACATTTCAATAAAATACGTACGATGGAACCTAAATTACGTTATCAAGCAGTTAAGAAAGGTGATATTAATTTAATAGATGCATACTCAACAGATGCGGAATTAAAACAATATGACATGGTTGTCTTAAAAGATGATAAGCATGTTTTCCCACCTTATCAAGGTGCACCGTTATTTAAAGAAAAATACTTGAAAGAACATCCTGAAATTAAAAAACCGCTCAATAAATTAGCAGGAAAAATTACAGATGAAGAAATGCAAGAAATGAACTATAAAGTTACTGTTAAGAATGAAGATCCATATAAAGTAGCGAAAGATTATTTGAAAAAACATCATTTAATTAAATAA
- a CDS encoding ABC transporter ATP-binding protein gives MIEFKHVSKKYGNKIAVDDVSFKINEGEFFVLIGPSGCGKTTTLKMINRLIPLTEGYIYFKDSPISDYPVYEMRWDIGYVLQQIALFPHMSVKENIAQVPQMKGWNKDKIDQRVDELLKMVNLDPDTYRDRKPDELSGGQRQRVGVVRALAADPPVILMDEPFSALDPISRTKLQDDLIELQKQIKKTIIFVTHDIDEAMKLGDRICLLNEGHVEQIDTPEHFINHPKNDFVKQFISQYDRNIQQQLRLDDVLENTELKSLQSTQDLPVVQHDTPLKKVYGDLARYNAVAVEHNGKTHMLTREDVFNFLADSERGDAS, from the coding sequence ATGATTGAGTTCAAGCACGTCAGTAAGAAATATGGTAATAAAATTGCTGTTGATGATGTTAGCTTTAAAATTAACGAAGGGGAGTTCTTTGTTTTAATCGGACCTTCTGGCTGTGGGAAAACTACGACTTTAAAAATGATTAACCGCTTAATTCCGTTGACAGAGGGCTACATTTATTTTAAAGATTCTCCAATTAGTGATTATCCAGTTTATGAAATGCGTTGGGATATCGGTTATGTATTACAGCAGATTGCACTCTTTCCGCATATGTCAGTGAAAGAAAATATTGCACAAGTCCCTCAAATGAAGGGCTGGAATAAAGATAAAATTGACCAACGTGTCGATGAGTTATTGAAAATGGTGAACTTAGATCCGGATACATATCGTGATCGCAAACCAGATGAGTTGTCAGGAGGACAAAGACAGCGTGTTGGTGTTGTCAGAGCGCTTGCTGCAGATCCGCCTGTTATTTTAATGGATGAACCCTTCAGCGCTTTAGATCCAATTAGTCGTACAAAATTGCAAGATGATTTAATAGAACTGCAAAAACAGATTAAGAAAACTATCATTTTTGTAACACACGATATTGATGAGGCTATGAAATTAGGTGATAGAATTTGTTTGTTGAATGAAGGACATGTTGAACAAATTGATACACCCGAGCACTTTATCAATCATCCTAAAAATGATTTTGTAAAACAGTTTATCAGTCAGTATGATAGAAATATTCAACAACAATTGAGATTAGATGACGTTTTAGAAAATACAGAGTTGAAATCACTTCAATCTACTCAAGATTTACCAGTTGTTCAACATGATACACCACTGAAGAAAGTTTACGGAGATTTAGCACGCTATAATGCTGTTGCAGTTGAACATAACGGCAAGACGCACATGCTGACAAGAGAAGATGTATTTAACTTCTTAGCTGATAGTGAAAGAGGTGACGCTTCATGA
- the recQ gene encoding DNA helicase RecQ, producing METILSHYFGYQTFRPGQKEIISKILEKQNVLGVLPTGGGKSLCYQVPGLMMGGVTVVISPLISLMKDQVDQLKAMGINAAYLNSSLSQKDQKAIEAELRNGEIQFLYVAPERFENNQFMKLLYSLDIKLVAFDEAHCISKWGHDFRPSYQQVIDKVMCLPQNFAVAALTATATAEVQQDIMERLHIAQDDMVKTSIKRPNLKFKVNSTYQRQKFVLEYVKEHKDKAGIIYCSTRKQVEELQQVFEDQGINSAIYHAGLTNKERESAQNDFVFDKIKVVIATNAFGMGIDKSNVRFVIHYNMPGDLESYYQEAGRAGRDGLESDCILLYSERDIGLHQFFIASSKADDDYKEKMGEKLNKMIQYTKTKKCLEATLVHYFEPNEKLEECGRCSNCVNENKTYDMTDEAKKIISCIVCMRQQETYGVIIQVLRGETSDYVKYNQYDELSTFGIMKSYTTSECSHLIDELRFKGFLNENDEVLTCDKKVKKVLSEGLKIYTVPFKRKAKEKVNINTIEGVDRALFEELVEVRKTLSETLNIAPISIFTDFTLEEFAKRKPESKQEMIAIDGVGSYKLKHYCPKFIETIHNYKAQV from the coding sequence ATGGAAACAATATTATCACATTATTTTGGATACCAAACATTCCGTCCTGGACAAAAAGAAATTATTTCCAAAATACTAGAAAAACAAAATGTATTAGGGGTTTTGCCGACTGGTGGCGGTAAATCATTATGTTATCAAGTGCCTGGTTTAATGATGGGCGGTGTAACTGTTGTTATCAGCCCATTAATCTCGCTCATGAAAGACCAAGTAGATCAACTGAAAGCAATGGGTATTAATGCAGCTTATTTAAATAGCAGTTTATCTCAAAAAGACCAAAAAGCAATAGAAGCAGAGTTGCGTAACGGTGAAATTCAATTCTTATATGTTGCACCAGAGCGTTTTGAAAATAATCAATTTATGAAGTTGCTTTATAGTTTAGATATTAAACTCGTCGCTTTTGATGAAGCGCACTGTATTTCAAAATGGGGGCATGACTTCAGACCAAGTTATCAACAAGTCATCGATAAAGTAATGTGCCTCCCGCAAAACTTTGCAGTAGCGGCATTAACCGCTACTGCCACTGCTGAAGTACAACAAGATATCATGGAACGACTTCATATAGCACAAGATGATATGGTCAAAACAAGCATCAAGCGTCCTAATTTAAAATTTAAAGTTAATTCTACCTATCAACGTCAAAAATTTGTTTTAGAATATGTGAAAGAACATAAGGATAAGGCTGGTATTATTTACTGTTCAACGCGTAAACAAGTTGAGGAATTGCAACAGGTTTTTGAAGATCAAGGTATTAACAGTGCAATTTATCATGCAGGACTGACGAATAAAGAACGTGAGTCAGCACAAAATGATTTTGTGTTTGATAAAATTAAAGTGGTTATTGCTACCAATGCATTTGGTATGGGAATTGATAAGTCAAATGTGCGCTTTGTGATACATTACAATATGCCTGGTGATTTAGAATCTTATTATCAAGAAGCAGGACGTGCAGGACGTGATGGATTAGAGAGTGATTGTATATTATTGTATAGTGAACGTGACATTGGTCTGCATCAATTCTTTATTGCCTCTTCTAAAGCAGATGATGATTATAAAGAAAAAATGGGCGAGAAATTGAATAAAATGATTCAGTATACTAAAACTAAAAAGTGTTTAGAAGCAACTTTAGTACATTATTTTGAACCTAATGAAAAATTAGAAGAGTGTGGTCGCTGCAGTAACTGTGTTAATGAAAATAAAACATACGATATGACAGATGAAGCTAAAAAAATTATTAGCTGTATTGTATGTATGCGTCAGCAAGAAACATATGGCGTTATTATACAGGTGCTCCGAGGTGAGACCTCAGACTATGTTAAATACAACCAATATGATGAACTTTCAACTTTTGGCATCATGAAGTCGTATACGACTTCAGAATGCAGTCATCTTATTGATGAATTACGTTTCAAAGGGTTCTTGAACGAAAATGATGAAGTTTTGACTTGTGATAAAAAGGTTAAAAAAGTATTAAGCGAAGGTTTAAAAATTTATACTGTACCGTTTAAACGCAAAGCTAAAGAAAAAGTAAATATTAATACTATTGAAGGTGTAGATCGTGCTTTATTTGAAGAATTGGTTGAAGTGAGAAAAACATTAAGTGAGACACTTAATATTGCACCAATCAGTATTTTTACAGACTTTACTTTAGAAGAGTTTGCTAAGCGTAAACCTGAATCTAAACAAGAAATGATTGCGATTGATGGCGTGGGCAGTTATAAACTGAAACATTATTGCCCGAAATTTATTGAAACAATTCATAATTACAAAGCACAAGTTTAA
- a CDS encoding ABC-F family ATP-binding cassette domain-containing protein → MKMESYKIEHLHKSYADKVIFDDLHLSVSEHERIGLVGINGTGKSTLLKVIAGLDEDFEAEVNCPNQYRIRYSSQKQDLNEDKTVLEEVLSADTTAVKIIKNYETAVQKYGETQSDADFQKMMNAQEAMDQAEAWDYSAEVKTILSKLGINDTAQSVKALSGGQQKRVVLAKTLIEQPDLLLLDEPTNHLDFDSIKWLINYVKQYPHTVLFVTHDRYFLNEVSTRIIELDRGKLRTYPGNYEDYIAMRAENEQIEQQQNQKQRALYKQELSWMRAGVKARSTKQQARINRFSDLESQVKNQTTRDTGQLNLAHSRLGKQVFELEDLSKTIEGKTLFEHVTQIIQNGQQIGIVGPNGAGKTTLLNILAGEDADYSGVVKIGRTVKTAYFKQTDERLDRDIRVIDFLREESEVAKEKDGTTVSVTQLLERFLFPSTTHGKKVYKLSGGEQKRLYLLRLLVHQPNVLLLDEPTNDLDTETLTILEDYISTFGGTIITVSHDRYFLNKVAQEFWYVHDGQIERIIGNFEDYEMYKEEQAKVKEAAKQQPKQVKERQRKGLSYKEKREYETIMERIEEAEIRLEEIEQEMIDASDDYTKIQTLNSEKETLETQYEQDMTRWSELEELKEQ, encoded by the coding sequence CTGAAAATGGAATCATACAAAATAGAACACTTACATAAATCTTATGCAGATAAGGTGATATTTGATGACTTGCACTTATCTGTTTCTGAACATGAGCGCATCGGTCTTGTGGGTATCAATGGGACAGGAAAAAGTACTTTGCTGAAAGTAATCGCAGGATTGGATGAAGATTTTGAAGCAGAGGTTAATTGTCCTAATCAATATCGCATACGTTACTCTTCACAAAAACAAGACTTAAATGAAGATAAAACGGTGCTTGAAGAAGTGCTAAGCGCAGATACGACTGCAGTTAAGATTATAAAGAACTATGAAACAGCTGTTCAAAAATATGGTGAAACACAAAGTGATGCTGATTTCCAAAAAATGATGAACGCACAAGAAGCAATGGATCAAGCTGAAGCTTGGGATTATAGTGCTGAAGTGAAGACCATCTTGTCGAAATTAGGTATTAATGATACTGCGCAGTCTGTAAAGGCGTTATCAGGAGGACAACAAAAACGTGTTGTTTTAGCGAAAACATTAATTGAACAACCAGATTTGCTTTTATTAGATGAACCGACTAACCACTTAGATTTCGACTCAATAAAATGGCTTATTAATTATGTAAAACAATATCCGCATACAGTATTGTTTGTAACACATGATCGTTACTTTCTTAACGAAGTATCGACTCGAATTATTGAGTTAGATCGAGGGAAATTGCGTACGTATCCAGGCAATTATGAAGATTACATTGCGATGCGTGCTGAAAATGAACAAATTGAGCAACAACAAAATCAAAAGCAGCGTGCTTTATATAAACAAGAGTTATCTTGGATGCGAGCAGGTGTTAAGGCGCGTTCAACGAAGCAGCAAGCTCGAATTAATCGCTTTAGTGATTTAGAGTCGCAAGTCAAAAATCAAACTACCAGAGATACAGGGCAACTTAATCTTGCGCATTCTCGTTTAGGGAAACAGGTGTTTGAATTAGAAGATCTTTCAAAAACGATTGAAGGAAAAACACTATTCGAACACGTCACACAAATTATACAAAACGGACAGCAAATCGGTATTGTGGGACCGAATGGAGCTGGGAAAACTACGTTGCTGAATATTTTAGCGGGAGAAGATGCTGATTATTCTGGTGTAGTGAAAATCGGGCGAACTGTGAAGACTGCTTATTTTAAACAAACAGATGAACGATTAGATAGAGATATTCGGGTTATAGATTTTTTACGAGAAGAAAGTGAAGTTGCAAAAGAAAAAGATGGAACAACCGTTTCAGTAACACAATTATTAGAACGATTTTTATTCCCAAGTACAACACATGGCAAAAAAGTCTATAAGCTTTCAGGCGGTGAACAAAAACGTCTCTATTTATTAAGATTACTTGTTCATCAACCGAATGTTTTGCTATTAGATGAACCTACGAATGATTTAGATACAGAAACACTTACTATTCTTGAAGATTATATCTCAACATTTGGCGGCACAATTATAACTGTCAGTCACGACCGATACTTTTTAAATAAAGTGGCACAAGAATTCTGGTATGTACACGATGGTCAAATTGAACGGATTATTGGTAATTTTGAGGATTACGAAATGTACAAAGAGGAACAAGCGAAAGTAAAAGAAGCGGCTAAACAACAACCTAAGCAGGTAAAAGAAAGACAGCGTAAAGGGTTATCGTATAAAGAAAAACGTGAATATGAAACAATTATGGAAAGAATTGAGGAAGCAGAAATTCGGCTTGAAGAAATTGAACAAGAGATGATAGATGCAAGTGATGATTATACAAAAATACAAACACTTAATTCTGAAAAAGAAACTTTAGAAACGCAATACGAACAAGATATGACAAGATGGAGTGAACTTGAAGAATTAAAGGAACAATAA
- the ltaS gene encoding polyglycerol-phosphate lipoteichoic acid synthase LtaS: MSLQKKKISIFGFFILTLITLSLKTYFAYYVDFSLGVKGLVQNLILLMNPYSLIALVLSVFLFFKGKKAFWFMFVGGFLLTFLLYANVVYFRFFSDFLTFSTLNQAGNVESMGGAVSASFKWYDFVYFIDTIVYLFILVFKSKWLSTRAFSKKFVPVVMAVSVALFFLNLAFAETDRPELLTRTFDHKYLVKYLGPYNFTIYDGVKTIQNNQEKALASEDDLTKVLNYTKQKQTQPNPEYYGAAKKKNIIKIHLESFQTFLINKKVNGKEVTPFLNKLSSGNDEFRYYPNFFHQTGQGKTSDSEFTMDNSLYGLPQGSAYSLKGSNTYQSLPAILDQKEGYNSNVMHGDYKTFWNRDQIYKHFGIDKFYDATYYDMSPNNIENLGLKDMPFFKASADYQSKMKQPFYSHLITLTNHYPFTLSPEDADIEKPNTGDSTVDGYVQTANYLDRSLEQYINDLKEKGLYKDSVIIIYGDHYGISENHNKAMEKLLGEDITPAKFMDLNRTGLWMKIPGKQGGVDHTYGGQIDVMPTLLHLVGIDSKNYLMMGTDLLSKDHSQLIPFRNGDFITPKYKYVNGKAYDNKTNQPLTKEPADLQKNKQQVEKDLEMSDNVLNGDLFRFYKNPDFKKVDPSKYQYKPGPKGSEQK; this comes from the coding sequence ATGAGTCTGCAGAAAAAGAAAATAAGTATATTCGGCTTTTTTATACTCACGTTAATAACGCTGAGTTTAAAAACTTACTTTGCTTATTATGTTGATTTTTCTTTAGGAGTTAAGGGATTAGTACAAAATTTGATTCTACTGATGAATCCATACAGTTTAATCGCACTAGTATTAAGCGTATTCTTATTCTTTAAAGGTAAGAAAGCATTTTGGTTTATGTTTGTAGGCGGCTTCTTACTTACATTTTTACTTTATGCGAACGTTGTTTACTTCAGATTCTTCTCAGACTTCTTAACGTTCAGTACTTTGAACCAAGCAGGTAATGTTGAATCTATGGGTGGAGCAGTTTCAGCTTCATTTAAATGGTATGACTTTGTTTACTTTATTGATACAATTGTTTACTTATTCATTTTAGTCTTTAAATCTAAATGGTTAAGTACACGTGCATTCAGTAAAAAATTCGTACCTGTTGTGATGGCAGTTTCTGTTGCATTGTTCTTCTTGAACTTAGCATTTGCTGAAACAGACCGTCCTGAGTTATTAACACGTACATTTGATCATAAATATCTTGTGAAATATTTAGGGCCATACAACTTCACAATTTATGATGGCGTTAAGACAATTCAAAACAACCAAGAAAAAGCACTTGCATCTGAAGATGATTTAACTAAAGTTTTAAATTATACAAAACAAAAACAAACACAACCTAACCCTGAATATTACGGGGCTGCTAAAAAGAAAAATATTATCAAAATTCACTTAGAAAGTTTCCAAACTTTCTTAATCAATAAAAAAGTAAATGGTAAAGAAGTTACACCATTCTTGAATAAATTATCATCAGGTAATGATGAATTCAGATATTATCCAAACTTCTTCCACCAAACTGGTCAAGGTAAAACATCGGATTCAGAGTTTACAATGGATAACAGTTTATACGGCTTGCCACAAGGATCTGCTTATTCATTGAAAGGTTCAAACACTTACCAATCATTACCAGCTATTCTTGATCAAAAAGAAGGTTATAACAGTAATGTAATGCATGGTGACTATAAAACTTTCTGGAACCGTGACCAAATCTATAAACACTTTGGTATTGATAAGTTCTATGATGCAACATACTATGACATGAGTCCTAATAATATCGAAAACTTAGGATTGAAAGATATGCCGTTCTTCAAAGCATCAGCGGATTATCAATCTAAAATGAAACAACCGTTTTATTCACATCTGATTACATTAACAAATCATTATCCATTCACATTGTCACCTGAAGATGCGGATATTGAAAAACCAAACACTGGTGATTCAACAGTCGATGGATATGTACAAACAGCAAATTACCTTGATAGATCATTAGAACAATATATCAATGATTTAAAAGAAAAAGGTCTCTATAAAGATTCAGTAATCATTATTTACGGTGACCACTATGGTATTTCTGAAAACCATAATAAAGCAATGGAAAAATTATTAGGTGAAGATATTACACCAGCAAAATTCATGGACTTAAACCGTACTGGTTTATGGATGAAAATACCTGGTAAACAAGGCGGCGTTGATCACACTTACGGTGGTCAAATAGATGTTATGCCGACATTGTTACACTTAGTAGGTATTGATTCTAAAAACTACTTGATGATGGGTACTGACTTATTATCTAAAGATCATTCACAATTAATACCATTCAGAAATGGTGACTTCATCACACCAAAATATAAATATGTAAACGGTAAAGCGTACGATAACAAAACAAACCAACCGCTTACAAAAGAACCTGCCGATTTACAGAAAAACAAACAGCAAGTCGAAAAAGATTTAGAAATGAGTGATAACGTACTCAATGGCGACTTGTTCAGATTCTATAAAAACCCAGATTTCAAAAAAGTAGATCCATCGAAATATCAATATAAACCTGGCCCGAAAGGTTCAGAACAGAAATAA
- a CDS encoding biotin-dependent carboxyltransferase family protein: MTIIIEDPGLFSSFQDFGRQGYEHDGVIPGGALDFLAHEVANRLVANDKNEATLEMTMKMARIRFTEPTLIALSGGNFKAWTQNMRILPNKLYLVEKGDVLQFAESNRTSRVYLAIGGGVELEEWLDSTSTDFLSKIGGFEGRKLQTGDAINMKRDYTERHLKLFENLKHTHKTNWGVDGYALSFNYMSDMFHVVLNKGSEDFDEDTLNRFTRGEYKVTSKANRAGMILEGEPVKAYYEDMPPHQSVKRGTIQVKRDGSPIILLNDHYTLGSYPQIGTIASYHLTKLAQKPQGSRLKFQYIDVYTAEDNLMKYSSWVQQLFHGIEFRMMQEMQK, translated from the coding sequence ATGACAATCATCATAGAAGATCCAGGCTTGTTTTCAAGCTTCCAAGATTTTGGTCGCCAAGGCTATGAACATGATGGTGTGATACCAGGTGGTGCACTTGATTTTCTAGCTCATGAAGTGGCCAATCGACTTGTAGCAAATGATAAAAATGAAGCTACGTTAGAAATGACAATGAAAATGGCACGCATCCGTTTTACGGAGCCTACTTTAATAGCCTTATCCGGTGGAAATTTCAAAGCATGGACGCAAAATATGCGCATATTACCTAATAAACTCTATCTAGTTGAAAAAGGAGATGTATTGCAATTTGCTGAGTCTAACCGTACTTCACGCGTTTATTTAGCAATTGGAGGCGGTGTTGAATTAGAAGAATGGCTTGATTCTACATCTACCGATTTTTTATCCAAAATAGGCGGATTCGAAGGACGCAAATTGCAAACAGGCGATGCTATCAATATGAAACGTGACTATACTGAACGTCACTTGAAGTTGTTTGAAAATCTGAAACATACGCACAAGACCAATTGGGGCGTTGATGGTTATGCTTTATCATTCAATTATATGTCAGATATGTTTCATGTTGTTTTAAATAAAGGCTCTGAAGACTTTGATGAGGATACTCTGAATCGCTTTACGCGGGGTGAATATAAAGTGACTAGTAAAGCCAATAGAGCAGGAATGATATTAGAAGGCGAACCTGTAAAAGCCTATTATGAAGACATGCCTCCGCATCAATCTGTAAAAAGAGGTACGATACAAGTAAAACGTGATGGTTCTCCTATTATTTTGTTGAATGATCATTATACTTTAGGGAGTTATCCGCAAATCGGAACAATTGCAAGTTATCATCTGACAAAGCTAGCGCAAAAGCCGCAAGGATCTAGACTGAAGTTTCAATATATAGATGTCTATACAGCTGAGGATAACTTAATGAAATATAGCAGCTGGGTTCAACAACTATTCCATGGAATTGAATTTAGAATGATGCAAGAGATGCAAAAATAA